In the genome of Monodelphis domestica isolate mMonDom1 chromosome 2, mMonDom1.pri, whole genome shotgun sequence, one region contains:
- the MAPK13 gene encoding mitogen-activated protein kinase 13 isoform X1 has protein sequence MSFIRKRGFYKQEVNKTAWELPKTYVTLTHVGNGAYGAVCSAIDKKSGEKVAIKKLSRPFQSEIFAKRAYRELMLLKHMQHENVIGLLDVFTSATSLHNFHDFYLVMPFMQTDLQKIMGMEFSEDKIQYLVYQMLKGLKYIHSAGVVHRDLKPGNLAVNEDCELKILDFGLARHTDAEMTGYVVTRWYRAPEVILSWMHYNQTVDIWSVGCIMAEMLTGKTLFKGKDYLDQLTQILKVTGVPGADFVQKLQDKAAKSYIQSLPQSPKKDFSQLFPRASPQAIDLLEKMLELDVDIRLTATQALAHPFFDQFRDPEEETVAQQPFDDSMEHEKLKVDEWKSHIYKEVSNFSPVARKDSRRRSVMKLQ, from the exons ATGAGCTTCATCCGGAAAAGGGGCTTCTACAAGCAAGAAGTGAACAAGACGGCCTGGGAGCTGCCCAagacctatgtgaccctgacccACGTGGGCAACGGGGCCTATGGCGCTGTGTG TTCAGCCATCGATAAGAAATCAGGAGAGAAGGTGGCAATCAAGAAACTGAGCCGACCTTTCCAGTCAGAGATCTTCGCCAAGAGGGCCTATCGAGAGTTGATGCTATTGAAACATATGCAGCATGAGAAT GTTATTGGACTGTTGGATGTTTTCACTTCTGCTACATCTCTGCACAACTTCCATGATTT CTATCTGGTGATGCCATTCATGCAGACAGATCTCCAAAAGATCATGGGCATGGAATTCAGTGAGGATAAGATCCAGTACCTTGTCTATCAAATGCTGAAAGGGCTCAAG tATATCCATTCTGCTGGGGTCGTCCACAGG gatttgaaaccaggaaacTTGGCTGTGAATGAAGACTGTGAATTAAAG ATCCTAGATTTCGGGCTGGCCAGGCACACGGATGCTGAGATGACGGGCTACGTGGTGACTCGTTGGTACCGGGCTCCAGAAGTCATTCTCAGCTGGATGCACTATAATCAGACTG TGGACATCTGGTCTGTTGGCTGCATCATGGCGGAGATGTTGACTGGGAAAACTCTGTTCAAAGGGAAAGACT ACTTGGACCAACTGACCCAGATCCTGAAAGTGACTGGGGTTCCTGGAGCTGATTTTGTACAGAAGCTACAGGACAAAGCA GCCAAATCCTATATCCAGTCCCTGCCTCAGAGTCCCAAGAAGGATTTCTCACAACTTTTCCCTCGTGCCAGCCCCCAGG CAATAGACCTATTAGAGAAGATGCTTGAGCTGGATGTGGACATACGCTTGACTGCCACGCAGGCTCTTGCCCATCCCTTCTTTGACCAGTTCCGAGACCCAGAAGAGGAAACAGTAGCCCAACAGCCTTTTGATGATTCCATGGAACATGAGAAGCTCAAAGTGGATGAATGGAAGA
- the MAPK13 gene encoding mitogen-activated protein kinase 13 isoform X2: MSFIRKRGFYKQEVNKTAWELPKTYVTLTHVGNGAYGAVCYLVMPFMQTDLQKIMGMEFSEDKIQYLVYQMLKGLKYIHSAGVVHRDLKPGNLAVNEDCELKILDFGLARHTDAEMTGYVVTRWYRAPEVILSWMHYNQTVDIWSVGCIMAEMLTGKTLFKGKDYLDQLTQILKVTGVPGADFVQKLQDKAAKSYIQSLPQSPKKDFSQLFPRASPQAIDLLEKMLELDVDIRLTATQALAHPFFDQFRDPEEETVAQQPFDDSMEHEKLKVDEWKSHIYKEVSNFSPVARKDSRRRSVMKLQ, encoded by the exons ATGAGCTTCATCCGGAAAAGGGGCTTCTACAAGCAAGAAGTGAACAAGACGGCCTGGGAGCTGCCCAagacctatgtgaccctgacccACGTGGGCAACGGGGCCTATGGCGCTGTGTG CTATCTGGTGATGCCATTCATGCAGACAGATCTCCAAAAGATCATGGGCATGGAATTCAGTGAGGATAAGATCCAGTACCTTGTCTATCAAATGCTGAAAGGGCTCAAG tATATCCATTCTGCTGGGGTCGTCCACAGG gatttgaaaccaggaaacTTGGCTGTGAATGAAGACTGTGAATTAAAG ATCCTAGATTTCGGGCTGGCCAGGCACACGGATGCTGAGATGACGGGCTACGTGGTGACTCGTTGGTACCGGGCTCCAGAAGTCATTCTCAGCTGGATGCACTATAATCAGACTG TGGACATCTGGTCTGTTGGCTGCATCATGGCGGAGATGTTGACTGGGAAAACTCTGTTCAAAGGGAAAGACT ACTTGGACCAACTGACCCAGATCCTGAAAGTGACTGGGGTTCCTGGAGCTGATTTTGTACAGAAGCTACAGGACAAAGCA GCCAAATCCTATATCCAGTCCCTGCCTCAGAGTCCCAAGAAGGATTTCTCACAACTTTTCCCTCGTGCCAGCCCCCAGG CAATAGACCTATTAGAGAAGATGCTTGAGCTGGATGTGGACATACGCTTGACTGCCACGCAGGCTCTTGCCCATCCCTTCTTTGACCAGTTCCGAGACCCAGAAGAGGAAACAGTAGCCCAACAGCCTTTTGATGATTCCATGGAACATGAGAAGCTCAAAGTGGATGAATGGAAGA